The Aedes aegypti strain LVP_AGWG chromosome 3, AaegL5.0 Primary Assembly, whole genome shotgun sequence genome contains a region encoding:
- the LOC5564630 gene encoding hexosaminidase D, giving the protein MHSRLLMLFWRRKLLLLASSLLFLVALWFWGFLYTTHVSDGGKIVSVKELMMGASGSGGANGPHHESLLQRLGFYDDDSLDDGPEDGGAGGVKFVRPTSHSVNRIRGKLIDGWESILQDRDGKPSNSKQEQVKRKSAEELRIAVEKQNHYEHELKKMGVPVIAGLGPGGHPPPVQRLVHLDLKGAPPKVSYLKRLMPIMKTLGATGILLEYEDMFPYSGVLSSISAKNAYSKDDILEILKTAFSLGLNVIPLVQTFGHLEFVLKLQEFQHLREVEDAPQAICPSQNASTVFLEEMLDQVIEFHTPSQNVNLLHKDDIEKLTPKLTHIHIGCDEVYQIAQCNRCRNRQKDLLFLDHIYNVATMIRKKWPHLKIIIWDDMLRHMSLDTLQTSGIGKLVEPMIWVYAEDIYKFIQSSTWDKYANVFNTAWAASAFKGAHGEALLLPPIRRHLENTLRWLAVMQGEGTRFSHGIQGLALTGWQRYDHFAILCELLPSALPSLAVCLSTASRGYFDVNPKTNPVLSSLTCPEPTSDRHAWVELHKDSMLSTFSRCMFPGSVIYRFMLRLMTLMTEAKEYIDEVKNKRGWLTEYNIRHNFSAGTRVDDLLGEDYHLLNSITNLARNAASTLADVYDHWTSGEFIEQRIFPILSELKNLERIGESLKKRKTWPQRPLPYLKPFDALGIDEKT; this is encoded by the exons ATGCATTCTCGTCTGCTGATGCTGTTTTGGCGCAgaaaactactgctgctcgctTCGTCGCTGCTTTTTCTGGTGGCCCTCTGGTTCTGGGGGTTTCTCTATACAACCCATGTAAGCGATGGCGGCAAGATCGTTTCGGTGAAGGAACTGATGATGGGTGCCAGCGGAAGCGGCGGCGCGAATGGACCACACCACGAAAGTCTTCTGCAACGGTTGGGTTTCTACGATGACGATTCTTTGGACGACGGACCAGAAGATGGAGGGGCTGGTGGGGTGAAGTTCGTTAGACCGACGAGTCATTCGGTGAATAGGATAAGAG ggaaACTCATCGATGGCTGGGAAAGTATTCTGCAAGATCGGGACGGGAAGCCGAGTAATTCGAAACAAGAGCAAGTGAAGCGAAAGTCTGCCGAAGAGCTGCGAATCGCTGTCGAAAAACAGAATCACTACGAACACGAGCTTAAGAAGATGGGTGTTCCGGTTATCGCCGGACTCGGACCCGGGGGTCATCCACCTCCCGTTCAGCGATTGGTTCACCTGGATCTCAAAGGAGCACCACCGAAAGTATCCTACTTGAAAAGACTGATGCCAATCATGAAGACCTTGGGAGCTACCGGAATTCTACTGGAATACGAAGACATGTTCCCGTACAGCGGTGTTCTTTCTTCGATATCCGCAAAAAATGCTTACAGTAAAGACGACATCTTGGAGATTTTGAAAACTGCTTTCAGTTTGGGACTCAATGTCATTCCATTGGTACAAACTTTTGGCCATTTGGAGTTCGTGCTAAAATTACAAGAATTCCAACATCTCCGAGAGGTAGAAGATGCCCCTCAGGCAATATGTCCCAGTCAGAATGCTTCAACGGTATTCTTGGAGGAGATGCTTGATCAAGTGATTGAGTTTCATACTCCTTCACAAAATGTCAATCTTCTGCACAAAGACGATATAGAAAAGCTCACCCCTAAATTGACACATATCCACATTGGTTGTGACGAGGTGTACCAGATAGCGCAATGCAATCGATGCAGGAATCGCCAGAAGGATCTTCTATTCCTGGATCACATCTACAATGTAGCCACGATGATCCGCAAGAAATGGCCGCACCTGAAAATCATCATATGGGACGACATGTTGCGGCACATGTCCCTTGATACTCTGCAAACATCCGGGATCGGAAAACTCGTGGAGCCGATGATCTGGGTCTACGCTGAAGACATCTACAAGTTCATCCAGTCGTCCACCTGGGACAAGTATGCCAACGTCTTCAACACAGCTTGGGCTGCATCAGCCTTCAAGGGAGCTCATGGAGAAGCTCTACTACTTCCACCGATTCGCCGGCATCTGGAAAACACACTCCGCTGGCTGGCGGTGATGCAAGGAGAAGGAACACGGTTCAGTCATGGTATCCAAGGCCTTGCTTTGACCGGATGGCAGCGGTACGATCATTTTGCGATACTCTGTGAGCTACTTCCAAGCGCTCTTCCATCCCTAGCAGTTTGCCTATCAACGGCCTCGCGTGGGTACTTCGATGTTAACCCAAAAACGAATCCCGTACTGAGTAGCCTTACCTGTCCGGAACCCACGAGTGATCGACACGCATGGGTTGAACTGCACAAAGATTCGATGCTGTCTACGTTTTCGAGGTGTATGTTCCCGGGCAGTGTGATCTATCGATTTATGCTCAGACTAATGACGCTCATGACCGAAGCCAAAGAATACATCGACGAGGTGAAGAACAAACGCGGTTGGTTGACGGAATACAACATAAGGCACAACTTTTCTGCGGGGACCCGTGTGGATGATCTTCTCGGGGAAGACTACCATCTACTGAATTCGATAACCAATCTAGCGAGGAACGCTGCCTCGACGTTGGCCGATGTTTATGATCAC TGGACATCCGGTGAGTTCATCGAGCAGCGCATCTTTCCGATACTATCCGAGTTGAAGAACCTGGAACGTATCGGGGAGTCGCTGAAGAAGCGGAAAACGTGGCCCCAGCGTCCACTGCCATACCTGAAGCCATTCGATGCACTGGGAATTGACGAAAAAACCTAG